In a genomic window of Oncorhynchus kisutch isolate 150728-3 linkage group LG9, Okis_V2, whole genome shotgun sequence:
- the LOC109897139 gene encoding protein C-ets-1 isoform X1, translated as MDWSAYEVDPLDVPPLTPTSKEVLSQAIRATFAGFAQESSRMHFPQDPKLWSEWEVNHWLDWCQAEFGLQSLGSDWRGLPGSELCTLDREAFLDLSSDYTAGEILWEHLETMRRDCEYDHGSSLVLCTLNSLCQSQMNQDSYVDHVQLMDKQNHHGQFSHLPIEPPQLLTLDPVTVRYQDYHRVKQEGPYRNHLSSVPLLRDLDRTECDSEFGTLHYEDTDTTASLSLTRPTQGLEESISEDPFNLPPPHRSFKEFIGDKTDLGRAVVPAGILSAYTGSGPIQLWQFLLELLIDRSCQSFIIWTGDGWEFKLTDPDEVAQLWGRRKNKPKMNYEKLSRGLRYYYDKNIIHKNAGKRYVYRFVCDLQGLLGYEPWELHAMLDITAKGENSLADDKHTHTMTQPPSCLKI; from the exons ATGGACTGGAGCGCTTACG AGGTAGACCCACTGGatgtccctcctctcacccccacCAGTAAGGAGGTCCTGAGCCAGGCGATAAGGGCCACCTTCGCTGGCTTCGCCCAGGAGAGCAGCCGTATGCACTTCCCACAAG ACCCTAAACTGTGGTCAGAGTGGGAGGTGAACCACTGGTTAGACTGGTGCCAGGCTGAGTTCGGGCTCCAAAGCCTGGGCTCGGATTGGAGAGGGCTGCCTGGGAGTGAGCTCTGTACCCTGGACAGAGAGGCCTTCCTGGACCTGAGCTCTGACTACACAGCAGGAGAGATCCTCTGGGAACATCTGGAAACTATGCGCAGAG ATTGTGAATATGATCATGGTTCCTCTCTAGTCCTTTGCACGTTGAATTCTCTCTGCCAGTCGCAAATGAACCAAG ACAGTTACGTGGACCATGTGCAGCTTATGGACAAGCAGAATCACCATGGTCAGTTCTCCCATCTCCCAATAGAACCCCCACAGCTTCTGACCCTTGACCCTGTGACTGTGAGATATCAGGACTACCACCGGGTCAAACAGGAAGGACCTTACAGAAACCAcctgtcctctgtccctctgctccGAGACCTTGACAGGACAG AGTGTGATTCTGAGTTTGGGACCCTGCATTATGAGGACACAGACACCACCGCTTCTCTGTCCTTGACTAGACCAACGCAGGGTTTGGAAGAGTCCATCTCTGAGGACCCCTTCAATTTGCCACCCCCACACAGGAGCTTTAAAGAGTTTATCGGGGACAAGACTGATCTGGGTAGAGCTGTGGTTCCGGCAGGCATTCTGTCTGCTTATACTG GCAGTGGTCCCATTCAGCTGTGGCAGTTTCTATTGGAGCTCCTCATTGACCgcagctgtcaatcattcatAATTTGGACAGGGGATGGATGGGAGTTTAAACTGACAGATCCTGACGAG GTGGCCCAGCTATGGGGCCGGAGGAAGAACAAGCCTAAGATGAACTACGAGAAGTTGAGTCGAGGCCTGCGCTACTACTACGACAAGAACATCATCCACAAGAACGCTGGCAAGCGCTACGTCTACCGTTTCGTCTGTGACCTGCAAGGCCTGCTGGGATACGAACCCTGGGAACTGCACGCCATGTTGGATATCACGGCCAAAGGCG aaaactcccttgccgatgacaagcatacccataccatgacgcagccaccatcatgcttgaaaatatga
- the LOC109897139 gene encoding protein C-ets-1 isoform X2, with the protein MDWSAYEVDPLDVPPLTPTSKEVLSQAIRATFAGFAQESSRMHFPQDPKLWSEWEVNHWLDWCQAEFGLQSLGSDWRGLPGSELCTLDREAFLDLSSDYTAGEILWEHLETMRRDCEYDHGSSLVLCTLNSLCQSQMNQDSYVDHVQLMDKQNHHGQFSHLPIEPPQLLTLDPVTVRYQDYHRVKQEGPYRNHLSSVPLLRDLDRTECDSEFGTLHYEDTDTTASLSLTRPTQGLEESISEDPFNLPPPHRSFKEFIGDKTDLGRAVVPAGILSAYTGSGPIQLWQFLLELLIDRSCQSFIIWTGDGWEFKLTDPDEVAQLWGRRKNKPKMNYEKLSRGLRYYYDKNIIHKNAGKRYVYRFVCDLQGLLGYEPWELHAMLDITAKGGE; encoded by the exons ATGGACTGGAGCGCTTACG AGGTAGACCCACTGGatgtccctcctctcacccccacCAGTAAGGAGGTCCTGAGCCAGGCGATAAGGGCCACCTTCGCTGGCTTCGCCCAGGAGAGCAGCCGTATGCACTTCCCACAAG ACCCTAAACTGTGGTCAGAGTGGGAGGTGAACCACTGGTTAGACTGGTGCCAGGCTGAGTTCGGGCTCCAAAGCCTGGGCTCGGATTGGAGAGGGCTGCCTGGGAGTGAGCTCTGTACCCTGGACAGAGAGGCCTTCCTGGACCTGAGCTCTGACTACACAGCAGGAGAGATCCTCTGGGAACATCTGGAAACTATGCGCAGAG ATTGTGAATATGATCATGGTTCCTCTCTAGTCCTTTGCACGTTGAATTCTCTCTGCCAGTCGCAAATGAACCAAG ACAGTTACGTGGACCATGTGCAGCTTATGGACAAGCAGAATCACCATGGTCAGTTCTCCCATCTCCCAATAGAACCCCCACAGCTTCTGACCCTTGACCCTGTGACTGTGAGATATCAGGACTACCACCGGGTCAAACAGGAAGGACCTTACAGAAACCAcctgtcctctgtccctctgctccGAGACCTTGACAGGACAG AGTGTGATTCTGAGTTTGGGACCCTGCATTATGAGGACACAGACACCACCGCTTCTCTGTCCTTGACTAGACCAACGCAGGGTTTGGAAGAGTCCATCTCTGAGGACCCCTTCAATTTGCCACCCCCACACAGGAGCTTTAAAGAGTTTATCGGGGACAAGACTGATCTGGGTAGAGCTGTGGTTCCGGCAGGCATTCTGTCTGCTTATACTG GCAGTGGTCCCATTCAGCTGTGGCAGTTTCTATTGGAGCTCCTCATTGACCgcagctgtcaatcattcatAATTTGGACAGGGGATGGATGGGAGTTTAAACTGACAGATCCTGACGAG GTGGCCCAGCTATGGGGCCGGAGGAAGAACAAGCCTAAGATGAACTACGAGAAGTTGAGTCGAGGCCTGCGCTACTACTACGACAAGAACATCATCCACAAGAACGCTGGCAAGCGCTACGTCTACCGTTTCGTCTGTGACCTGCAAGGCCTGCTGGGATACGAACCCTGGGAACTGCACGCCATGTTGGATATCACGGCCAAAGGCGGTGAGTGA
- the LOC116375310 gene encoding zinc finger protein 37 codes for MKPQSKTNTGIKRETSMSAQARTSKTAGEGEVSLSFQDELAATIHGAFEVAVEIAVLEVTKLVGQALGDVRDQMHETLRENKSLKQRLQTTEQELNAARQCVETTRGVSPPGQLSTSPLHNNNLAKTQKQSKDNELNIKSSYSLDEYGYEIVEAEIISERQKDHGSFSEISEDGRVCSQDLHPASRGQSIPHHDLLKEVGEEASSLCMDHKASVESISHSGLETTFGDNDPSPLHVVVQSLETEQVRVKEENGSGSGSGSSFDSVVKEDFGPDSLSLVQSKMLEEWKPDPLDLQISDALLPGTSHSLSHPHMVNTDVPQLTAPTASALPAFSSQFPNNLFQPREAAAPIIPVAPPQIYGVQIRTNPNPTIPHPNPNPTIPNPSHICKLCGQGFHQPSELRRHHTQAHPKRQVFPPGQSPYHCSECDRDFNRLENLKTHLRIHTGERPYTCSVCSMRFRHSGALTRHFRIHTGEKPYVCGQCGKTFRNCGGLRFHQRSHSRQGQC; via the exons ATGAAGCCTCAGTCAAAAACTAACACAGGGATCAAAAGGGAGACTTCAATGTCAGCCCAAGCTCGCACCTCGAAAACCGCTGGAGAGGGTGAGGTATCGCTCTCTTTCCAGGACGAACTggcggcgacgatccacggtgcGTTCGAAGTGGCTGTGGAAATTGCCGTATTAGAAGTCACTAAACTGGTAGGTCAAGCGCTTGGGGATGTCCGCGATCAAATGCACGAAACCCTACGGGAAAACAAGTCTCTTAAACAACGCTTGCAAACAACCGAGCAAGAGTTGAATGCTGCGCGTCAATGTGTGGAAACAACGAGAGGTGTAAGTCCGCCGGGACAGTTATCGACAAGTCCTCTCCACAACAACAACTTAGCAAAGACTCAAAAGCAGTCAAAGGACAACGAATTAAATATAAAGTCCTCATATTCATTGGACGAATATGGATATGAAATTGTGGAGGCAGAGATCATTAGTGAACGACAGAAAGACCATGGGTCTTTCAGTGAAATCAGCGAGGATGGTCGGGTGTGTTCCCAAGACCTACACCCAGCTTCAAGAGGACAGTCTATCCCTCATCATGACCTGCTTAAAG AAGTCGGGGAAGAGGCCTCCAGTTTGTGTATGGACCACAAGGCAAGTGTAGAAAGCATCAGTCATAGTGGTCTAGAAACAACATTTGGAGATAATGACCCATCACCACTTCACGTAGTGGTCCAGAGCCTTGAGACGGAGCAGGTTAGAGTGAAGGAGGAGAACGGTTCTGGTTCCGGCTCTGGTTCTAGTTTTGACTCTGTGGTAAAAGAAGACTTTGGTCCTGATAGTCTGTCTCTGGTTCAGTCCAAGATGTTAGAAGAGTGGAAACCGGACCCTTTGGACTTACAGATCTCTGACGCTCTGCTTCCTGGAACCAGCCATAGTCTGT ctcacCCTCATATGGTCAACACAGATGTTCCACAACTGACTGCCCCAACAGCCAGTGCCCTTCCAGCCTTCTCCTCCCAGTTCCCCAACAACCTCTTCCAACCAAGAGAGGCAGCAGCTCCCATCATCCCTGTTGCCCCACCTCAGATCTATGGAGTCCAGATCAGAACCAACCCTAATCCCACCATCCcccaccccaaccctaatcccaccATCCCCAACCCCAGCCACATCTGCAAACTCTGTGGCCAGGGCTTCCACCAGCCCAGCGAGCTCCGTAGACACCACACCCAGGCCCACCCCAAGCGTCAGGTCTTCCCCCCTGGCCAGAGCCCTTACCACTGCAGCGAGTGTGACCGGGATTTCAACCGTCTGGAGAACCTGAAGACTCACCTGAGAATCCACACTGGAGAGAGACCCTATACCTGCTCGGTGTGCTCCATGCGCTTTCGCCACTCGGGGGCGCTCACCAGGCATTTCCGCATACACACTGGGGAGAAGCCGTACGTCTGCGGTCAGTGCGGAAAGACATTCCGGAACTGTGGGGGACTCCGGTTCCACCAGCGCTCCCATAGTAGACAGGGACAGTGCTAG